DNA sequence from the Gemmatimonadota bacterium genome:
AGCGGAACCCCTGCGTATCGGTGCGGCCTAGAAGCTGGCCTCGATAGGGGACGACGCACTGGCCGTCAAGCATCTCGGCGCAGCGCTCTACAGCCACCGGGAGAGTGTCCGCCGCGCGGCAACTTACGGTCTGATCGCCGTCGGGGAACAGTCCTCGGAGACCTTCGTCGAAGCGACGAAGTCACCGGTCAAATGGGTCAGGAAGGCCGGTGTGTACGGACTGGGCGACTGTGCGCCGCTTACCGGCGAAGTACTGGCCGCCTCCGCTTCGTTGCTGCATCACGACCCCTCCGTGTACGTCCGCGCCGTCGCCGCGGGAACGCTGGGCTGCCTGGGACGCCGTGCCGCGGCGACGGGCGTTGGGCGGTCCCTGCTGCCCCGGTGCTTCGAGGCGCTGGTCCGCAGTCTCGAAGGCGAAGAAAACCGGTTGAGCATGGACCTCGCCCAGCAGCGGAGCATCAAGTTCGTGCGGCCCACCGACGCGTGTGACGTCTGCGAGGGAAACGGCGTCGACATGGGGCTCGAGCGATTCGAGCCGGTGCGCTCCGCGGTACGGGAGAACGCCCTCTGGTCCATGGTCATCCTATGTTCCCACGGGGCCCTCCTGGCGGGCGATGCGCTGGATCCCATTATCGATGCCCTGACCGAGGTGGTGCGCAGCGACCGAAACGTCATCTGCGTGGGATTCGCCATGGACGCCCTCAATCGCCTGGCCAACCTGGAAATCGGAGGGCCGGAAACCGGAGGGCCGGATACCGGAGGGCCGGAAACCGGAGGGTCCGCGGCGGCATCCCTCGACCGGCTGCGTGGGGATCTGCTCCCGTTACTTGGCGAGTCTCCCATCCGGTGCTGGGAAGCGCTCGTACGCGGCGGCCTGAGTACGGAATTCCTTCCCGCGTTCTCAGAATCCGGCTAGCCCGGCAGTCCGCTTACCTTTCCGCTATTTACGCCGCGCATCGTACGCCCCGGTCTCTGGGGCGCGATGCCATGTTGCCAGGTGACCGCCGTGCCCCACATCCTCGTCGACAACATCGTCAAGACTTTCCGGATCGCCCAGCGGCGCCCCGGTCTCTGGGGCGCGCTACACGGTGTCGTGCGCCGCGAATACCGGACGATCAAGGCCCTCGACCGCGTCTCCTTCGAACTGGATCCGGGAGAACTGGTGGGCTATATCGGTCCCAACGGAGCGGGCAAGTCCACGACCGTAAAAGTGCTCTCCGGCATCCTGGTGCCCGATTCGGGACGGTGCGAGATCGACGGTCGCATCCCGTGGCGCAACCGGATCGCCAACGCGGCCAACATCGGCGTGGTGTTCGGCCAGCGGACCCAGTTGTGGTGGGATCTGCCGGTTATCGAGTCCTTCGATCTGCTGCGGGATATCTACCGGATCGAAAATGGTGAATACCACCGGGCCAGGGACGAACTCACGGCGCTCATGGACCTGGAACCGCTGTACGACGTCCCGGTGCGCCAACTCAGTCTCGGCCAACGCATGCGGTGCGACCTGGCGGCGGCCCTGCTGCACGCACCTTCGGTACTTTTCCTGGACGAGCCCACCATTGGCCTGGACGCCGTTTCCAAGCTCGCCGTGCGGGACTTCATCAAGCGTCTGAACCGGGAGCGGGGCGTTACCGTCGTGCTGACCACCCACGACATGGACGACATCGAGGCCCTGTGCGACCGGGTGATGGTGATCGGACACGGGAGAATCCTTTCCGACAGCACACTGGACGACCTGCGTGCCCGCGTCACCCGGGAGCGCCGCCTAATTATCGACCTGCTCGACGAAGGCCAGGCGATCGAGGATCCGGACGTTACTTTCATCTCGCGCAGCGGCAGCCGCATCCACCTTCAGTTCGATCCGGACCGCGTCCGAACGGCCGCCCTGATCAGCCGGATCACGGCAAAGTACGCTATCAAGGACCTGTTCGTCGAGAACCCGCCCATCGAAGAGATCATCTCACGGCTGTACGACGAACACGAACTCCGTTGAGTTTCGGACAGGCATGATGCAATCCTTCGTCCTCCCCTACACCGCCGTGCTGTCCGCCCGGTTCCGCATGATCCTCCAGTACCGGGCCGCGGCCATTGCCGGGTTCGTGACGCAGATCGGGTGGGGCGCGATCCGCGTCATGGCCATGGAAGCGTTCTACCGGTCCACCAGCGCCCCCCAGCCCATGCACCTCGAGGACGTCGTGACCTACATCTGGCTGGGCCAGGCGCTGCTCGGCCTGTTACCCTGGAATCCCGACACGGAAATCCGCGCCATGGTGCGGTCGGGTACCGTGGCCTATGAGCTCGTCCGTCCGGTGAACCTCTATACTTACTGGTTTTCCCGGTCGATGGCATTCCGGCTCGCGCCCACCTTCATGCGTTCCATCCCGCTGGCGATCCTTGCATTGCTGTTTTTCGGGATGCAGGCGCCCGCCTCACCCGAAGCCCTGGTATTCTGGCTGGCGGCGACCCTCGGCGCGGTGCTGCTCAGCACGGCCCTCACCGTGATCCTTTCCATCACGCTGATGTGGACGATTTCCGGGGAAGGCGTGTCCTTTCTGGTCTCACCGGTCATCTATTTCCTGGCGGGGATGGTCATCCCCCTGCCCCTATTTCCCGACTGGGCACAGCGCGTACTCGATATCCTGCCGTTCCGCGGTATCTGCGACGCGCCGTTCAGGCTGTATATGGGCCATATCCCGGCCACGGAAGCCTGGGCCGTGCTGTTTCATCAACTGATCTGGATCGTCATCCTGGTCGCATTCGGCGCCTGGCTGCTCTCGAGAGCGACTCGCCGGCTGGTCGTTCAAGGGGGATAGAAGATGGCAAACCCGCTTGCGCTGTACACCCATTACGTGAGCATCTCCCTGCGAAGCCAGATGCAGTACCGGGTCTCGTTCCTGCTCGGTACCCTGGGCCAGCTGTTCAGCACGGGCGTGGAATTCATTGGCATCCTTGCTCTGTTCGACCGCTTCGGCAGCCTGAACCAGTGGACGCTCGCCGAGGTCGCCTTCTTCTACGGAATCGTCAACGTGGCCTTCGCCGTGACCGACATGTTGTCCCGCGGTTTCGACCACGTGGGCCAACTGGTGCGCACCGGCGAGTTCGACCGCATGCTGCTCAGGCCCCGGAGCACCGTACTTCAACTGATCGGCACGGAATTCACATTGAAGCGGCTCGGGCGTTTCCTGCAGGGCGGCGCCGTCCTGCTCTGGGCGGCGCTCTACCTGGACATCGAATGGTCGCCATCGGTCGCGGTCCTTACCGTGATCACCGTATCCTGCGGCGCCTGCTTCTTTCTGGGACTGTTCATCAATATCGGCACGGTGTCCTTCTGGACCACGGAGACGCTCGAGCTCATGAACGTGTTGACCTACGGCGGCATCGAGGCTTCGAAATACCCATTGGTCATATACCGAGCCTGGTTCCGCCGGTTCTTCACCATGGTGATCCCCATGGGATGCGTGACCTATTTCCCGGTCGTGGCTATTCTAGGCCGGTCCGATCCGCTGGGCACGTCTCTCGCGTTTCAGTACGCAGCCCCTTTGTTCGGCCTGCTCTATTTCATCCTGTCGCTCTTCATCTGGCGACTCGGACTCCGGCACTATCGCTCGACGGGCAGCTAGCGCGGACGCCGGTCCCTGCAGATCAGTTCGACGGCCCGGCACCCCGGTTCACCCGCCGGACCGGCGCGCCGTCCCTATCGGCACGCCGTCCTTCTTGACGATATTCCAGGCCGCCTGTTTATTGGTCCGATATGGCAAACAACAGGCAGTACCGATCCAAGACGCTGTTCGTGGGTACCCGCGGGGTCAAAGAGTACCGGGCCAGCATACCCCGCTGGGTGAACGGTTCCGATACCGTCCTGGAAATCGGCTGCGAATGGGGCACCACCACCACGATCATCGCCGAATACGCCGCGACCGTAATCGGAACGGACGTGAGCCCGGTGGTCATCGAACGAGCCCGGGAACGCCACCCCCACATCCGGTTTGAAACGCTGGACGCCTTCGACGTGCGGGCCGCGCTCGAACTGAACGAGGACTTCACCAAGATCTACATCGACATGTCGGGGATTTCGGGATACCGGTCGCTGCTGGACCTGATTGCCCTGCTGAACAGCTACGCCGCCGTTTTGAGACCGGAAGCGATCGTGGTCAAGAGCGGCGCCCTGAAGCACTTCGCCTCCCGTTGCATTCCCTTCGGGGATGATGGAGCCTGGCAGGAGCGAGGACATGACAACCGGTGAATCCCGCGGTGCCCATCGGCGAAAAACGGGCATCCTCGTCCACGGCTACAATCTGCATGCCGGCCAGTGGGAGGACGTGACCTGGGGCGAACCGCCGGAACGGATCGGCCGCGTGCCCATGGGCGTGCTGGTAGCCCTGAGCGAGCAGGCGGACGTGATGGTATTCGGTTCGGGCGCCTCGGAAAAAAACGGGATGCTTGAATCCGAGGCGACGGCCCAGTTGTTGTGGGAGCGGTTCGATGAGCTCGCCGGATTCGCGGTATTCATAGGCAGGGAAACCGAATTGACCCGTCCTCCCGCGGCCGGCCGGTTCCGGCAGCGGATCGAATCCATACTCCACCTGGACATGACTTCGAAAAACACCCGTGATGAAATCGCCTATGCCGGCCGGGTTTTTGTCGACCGGAACGTGGAGCGGGTCATCCTGGTCTCGAGCCCGACCCATCTGCCACGGTGCCTGAGGGACGCCTGTGCCATCTACGGGGAAGACGGGGCCATGTCGGGCCTGCTGCGGGAACTCTATGCGGCACCGAGCGTCACCGGATACCCGGGGTACACGGCGGAAGACGTAACCATTTTCGAACCGGCCCATCGTCCGGACCGCCCGGGGATGGACATCAGCCAGGTAGTAGCCCGGGTACACGACATACCGGAATACCAGCGGGACAGATTCGTCCGGCGCCTGGATGACCTGCTACAGGAATTCGAGGTATAAACGCCGGTCCGGCAAGCAGCGGTCCGGCAAACGCCGGTCCCATGACAGAATCATAAAATTACGCAGCCATACGCGAGGAGCCTGGCATGATGACCCCGGAACAACGGTACCTGTTCGACGTGTTCGGCTACCTGCACATCGAGAACGCGCTGTCAAAACAGGAGCTCGAGGCCTGCCAGCGCGCGTCGGCCCGGTACATGAACACGCCGGAGGACAAACTGCCGCCGGGGTTCGGGTTCGACGGCAAGCGCCATCTCCACGGCTTCGCCTTCGACAAGTCGCTGGAGTCCCTGACCCGCCATCCGTCGATCTGGCCTATCGTACGGGAACTCACTAACGACAAGCCCCGGCTGATCAGCGGCACGCTCCAGGTGGACCGTCCCGGTGAAACAGCCGTGGGGGGCCTGCACTGCGCCCGGGAGGGTTTCGGTTGGGAGAGCACCCGATACGAGACCCATCATGGACGGGTCTACTGCGACGACATCATCGTGTTTCCCTACCTGGACGACGTTCTTCCCGGCGACGGCGGCCTCATCGTGCTGCCCGGATCCCACAAGGCGAATTTCCCCCGGCCGGACAGCCTGTTCAACAACGGACTCATGCACGGCGTGGAGGAACTCGCGCCGGGCGTGGTCAACATCACGCCCCGGGCGGGCGACATCATCGTGACTTCCGAGCTCATGACTCACGGCATCCTCGAATGGCGGCCCGGCGACCGGATCCGGCGCATCCTTGTGCTTCGGTACAAGCCCCAGCACGCGGGGCTGGCCATGCCCTTTCCGGATGAAATCAAGGCCGTGCTGTCCCCCGAAACGCTGGAACTGATCGAGACCGCCCATTACAACCACGTCAAGGACATCGTCAAGGACGGCCAGGAAGGCGACCCGGAGGGCGATCCGGAGGACGACCATGAGGATGATCCGGAAGGTGGCGGGCAGGGCGGCACGGATGACGGCCGGCAAGGAGCGGCCCCATGAACATCCGAAATATCCGCGCCTACACCGTGGACCTGTCCCGGGCCAGGAAGGCGGTAAAGACTACGCTGCAACGAGAAGGGCGCCAACCGTCGGGCCCCATGGACCGCTACCCGGAATACCGGGGCAGACGCGGGGACGCGGGACCCGCCTGGCCGTCCGCGGCGTGTATCGTGGAAGCGGACGACGGAACTTTCGGCCTGGGCTTGACCCAGCACAGCGGTCCCGTCCTCCCCATAGTCAACGAACATTTCAGGCCACTGTTGATGGGACAGTCCGTCATGGCCACGGAAAAGTGCTACGATCTCATGGTGCGCGCGAGCGCTGCCTATGGAAGCCAGGGCGCGACGAGCTACGCCATCAGCGCCGTGGATCTGGCCTTGTGGGATCTGAAAGGAAAGCTGCTGGACCGGCCAGTGTACGAACTGCTCGGCGGTCCACAGAAGGACCGGATCAGTTGCTACGCCACGGGATTCGATATCGCGTGGTATCTCGAGTTGGGGTTCAGAGCGGTAAAACTCCCCATGCCGTTTGGTCCGGACGATGGAATCGACGGATTGAACAGAGCGGTGGAGATGGTGGAGGAAACCAGGGCCGCGATCGGAAACGATGTCGAGTTGATGCTGGACTGCTGGATGGCGCTGGACGTGGAATACGCTGTGCGGCTCGGCGAATCGCTGAGGCCCTACAGGCTGAAGTGGCTGGAGGACTACCTGATGCCCCACGACCTGGACGGGTTCGCCGCGGTCCGCCGGCGCCTGCCCGGGCAGGGCCTCGCGACCGGAGAACACTGGTACCTGGCCGAACCGTTCCTGTATGCCGCGGAGCACCGGCTGGTGGATATCTTCCAACCGGACGTCAAGTGGTGCGGCGGGCTTTCCGCCGCGGTCCGCATCTGCCACATCGCCGAGGCCGCGGGCCTGACGGTAGCCCCGCACGGCGCCATGAACGATCCCTACGGCCAGCACCTGGTCTTCGCCATGCCCGCGGCCCGTTGGGGAGAACGTTCCAGCGGGGTCTCTCCGCCCGGAGTGCACCTGTCCGACATGGTTGAACTGCCGGGAACGGCCGTGATCGAAGATGGCTGCCTCATACCCAGCGACGCCCCGGGATTCGGGATCGAAGCGGACCGGGCCTGGCTGGAACGCGTGGCCGTATAAGCCTGTGCCCCGTTCAGGTGGCCGTCTAAGCCTATTCCACGGTCTTTGGGTCTTCGGAATCCGGCGAGAGATGGATCGTCCGGGTGGGGAAGGCCATTTCTAGTCCGAGCGACTCGACAATCTCCATGATCTTCAGATTGACATCCTCCCTGATCCGCAGGTAGTCGGCCCACACCGTCGTCGCGGTAAAGTAGTAGACCATGATGTCGAGCGAGTTCTCGGAAATTTCGTTGAACCTCACGAG
Encoded proteins:
- a CDS encoding ATP-binding cassette domain-containing protein; its protein translation is MPHILVDNIVKTFRIAQRRPGLWGALHGVVRREYRTIKALDRVSFELDPGELVGYIGPNGAGKSTTVKVLSGILVPDSGRCEIDGRIPWRNRIANAANIGVVFGQRTQLWWDLPVIESFDLLRDIYRIENGEYHRARDELTALMDLEPLYDVPVRQLSLGQRMRCDLAAALLHAPSVLFLDEPTIGLDAVSKLAVRDFIKRLNRERGVTVVLTTHDMDDIEALCDRVMVIGHGRILSDSTLDDLRARVTRERRLIIDLLDEGQAIEDPDVTFISRSGSRIHLQFDPDRVRTAALISRITAKYAIKDLFVENPPIEEIISRLYDEHELR
- a CDS encoding ABC-2 family transporter protein, with the protein product MMQSFVLPYTAVLSARFRMILQYRAAAIAGFVTQIGWGAIRVMAMEAFYRSTSAPQPMHLEDVVTYIWLGQALLGLLPWNPDTEIRAMVRSGTVAYELVRPVNLYTYWFSRSMAFRLAPTFMRSIPLAILALLFFGMQAPASPEALVFWLAATLGAVLLSTALTVILSITLMWTISGEGVSFLVSPVIYFLAGMVIPLPLFPDWAQRVLDILPFRGICDAPFRLYMGHIPATEAWAVLFHQLIWIVILVAFGAWLLSRATRRLVVQGG
- a CDS encoding ABC-2 family transporter protein; the encoded protein is MANPLALYTHYVSISLRSQMQYRVSFLLGTLGQLFSTGVEFIGILALFDRFGSLNQWTLAEVAFFYGIVNVAFAVTDMLSRGFDHVGQLVRTGEFDRMLLRPRSTVLQLIGTEFTLKRLGRFLQGGAVLLWAALYLDIEWSPSVAVLTVITVSCGACFFLGLFINIGTVSFWTTETLELMNVLTYGGIEASKYPLVIYRAWFRRFFTMVIPMGCVTYFPVVAILGRSDPLGTSLAFQYAAPLFGLLYFILSLFIWRLGLRHYRSTGS
- a CDS encoding class I SAM-dependent methyltransferase, producing MANNRQYRSKTLFVGTRGVKEYRASIPRWVNGSDTVLEIGCEWGTTTTIIAEYAATVIGTDVSPVVIERARERHPHIRFETLDAFDVRAALELNEDFTKIYIDMSGISGYRSLLDLIALLNSYAAVLRPEAIVVKSGALKHFASRCIPFGDDGAWQERGHDNR
- a CDS encoding YdcF family protein encodes the protein MTTGESRGAHRRKTGILVHGYNLHAGQWEDVTWGEPPERIGRVPMGVLVALSEQADVMVFGSGASEKNGMLESEATAQLLWERFDELAGFAVFIGRETELTRPPAAGRFRQRIESILHLDMTSKNTRDEIAYAGRVFVDRNVERVILVSSPTHLPRCLRDACAIYGEDGAMSGLLRELYAAPSVTGYPGYTAEDVTIFEPAHRPDRPGMDISQVVARVHDIPEYQRDRFVRRLDDLLQEFEV
- a CDS encoding phytanoyl-CoA dioxygenase family protein, which translates into the protein MMTPEQRYLFDVFGYLHIENALSKQELEACQRASARYMNTPEDKLPPGFGFDGKRHLHGFAFDKSLESLTRHPSIWPIVRELTNDKPRLISGTLQVDRPGETAVGGLHCAREGFGWESTRYETHHGRVYCDDIIVFPYLDDVLPGDGGLIVLPGSHKANFPRPDSLFNNGLMHGVEELAPGVVNITPRAGDIIVTSELMTHGILEWRPGDRIRRILVLRYKPQHAGLAMPFPDEIKAVLSPETLELIETAHYNHVKDIVKDGQEGDPEGDPEDDHEDDPEGGGQGGTDDGRQGAAP
- a CDS encoding L-rhamnonate dehydratase (catalyzes the formation of 2-keto-3-deoxy-L-rhamnonate from L-rhamnonate), with the protein product MNIRNIRAYTVDLSRARKAVKTTLQREGRQPSGPMDRYPEYRGRRGDAGPAWPSAACIVEADDGTFGLGLTQHSGPVLPIVNEHFRPLLMGQSVMATEKCYDLMVRASAAYGSQGATSYAISAVDLALWDLKGKLLDRPVYELLGGPQKDRISCYATGFDIAWYLELGFRAVKLPMPFGPDDGIDGLNRAVEMVEETRAAIGNDVELMLDCWMALDVEYAVRLGESLRPYRLKWLEDYLMPHDLDGFAAVRRRLPGQGLATGEHWYLAEPFLYAAEHRLVDIFQPDVKWCGGLSAAVRICHIAEAAGLTVAPHGAMNDPYGQHLVFAMPAARWGERSSGVSPPGVHLSDMVELPGTAVIEDGCLIPSDAPGFGIEADRAWLERVAV